The Streptomyces sp. RKAG293 genome includes a region encoding these proteins:
- the sph gene encoding sphingomyelin phosphodiesterase, with protein sequence MRLARAATACAFVLLLGSAATTPAVASPAGTADAAGTAQSPQVPQIKLVTSNVMMLSRNLYPNWGQLQRADLIANAGYTQNADVVIFQEAFDNAASDRLLGNVKGRYPYQTPVLGRSTSGWDRTEGAYSSWTPEDGGVAVVSKWPILEKVQHVYADGCGADYYSNKGFVYVVLNVNGTRVHVVGTHTQADDSSCGSGEAASIRHGQDQEIDAFLDARDIPAAEPVIIAGDLNIDAHGSDYPGLLADLDAAAPDAGPGPANSFDPVTNSVARDRYPNDPAQRLDHALLRNGHARPAHWNNRVVDEHSPKWSVSSWGTTYSYTDYSDHYPLVAGDV encoded by the coding sequence GTGAGACTTGCCCGAGCCGCCACCGCCTGTGCCTTCGTGCTCCTGCTCGGTTCCGCCGCCACCACGCCCGCCGTCGCGTCCCCCGCCGGTACGGCGGACGCGGCGGGCACGGCGCAGAGCCCGCAGGTCCCCCAGATCAAGCTCGTGACCAGCAACGTGATGATGCTGTCGCGCAACCTGTACCCGAACTGGGGGCAGTTGCAGCGCGCCGACCTGATCGCGAACGCGGGCTACACGCAGAACGCCGATGTCGTCATATTCCAGGAGGCGTTCGACAACGCCGCCTCCGACCGGCTGCTCGGCAACGTCAAGGGCCGCTACCCGTACCAGACGCCCGTGCTCGGCCGCTCCACCAGCGGCTGGGACCGCACCGAGGGCGCGTACAGCTCCTGGACGCCGGAGGACGGCGGCGTCGCCGTCGTCAGCAAGTGGCCGATCCTGGAGAAGGTGCAGCACGTCTACGCGGACGGCTGCGGCGCGGACTACTACTCCAACAAGGGCTTCGTGTACGTCGTCCTGAACGTGAACGGCACCCGCGTGCACGTCGTCGGCACCCACACCCAGGCCGACGACTCCTCCTGCGGATCGGGCGAGGCCGCGAGCATCCGGCACGGTCAGGACCAGGAGATCGACGCCTTCCTCGACGCCCGCGACATCCCCGCCGCGGAACCCGTCATCATCGCCGGTGACCTCAACATCGACGCGCACGGCAGCGACTACCCGGGCCTGCTCGCGGACCTCGACGCGGCCGCCCCCGACGCCGGTCCGGGCCCCGCGAACAGCTTCGACCCCGTCACCAACTCCGTCGCCCGGGACCGCTACCCGAACGACCCGGCCCAGCGCCTGGACCACGCGCTGCTGCGCAACGGCCACGCCCGGCCGGCCCACTGGAACAACCGCGTCGTCGACGAGCACTCCCCGAAGTGGTCGGTCTCCAGCTGGGGCACCACGTACTCGTACACCGACTACTCCGACCACTACCCGCTGGTCGCCGGCGACGTGTAA
- a CDS encoding MoxR family ATPase, translating into MQSAITVTPTRIPELLLGLATVRPVFLWGAPGIGKSSLVRAFAESLGLECVSLLGTQLAPEDLIGVPQIHDGRTRFCPPEAIARDEPYCLFLDELNAATPDVQKAFYSLILDRRIGSYELPAGSIVIGAGNRSTDNALARPIASALINRLTHVHLQASAKDWLVWAGENGIHPWVTEYLTDRPDHLWSKAPKTEEAFSTPRSWHMLSDALHSFGPTLDEDTLKVITHGTLTPAHAVSFCGYAKIVRNAYGIDAIIKGDAPWPRRIEDRDLLYYLADAFRGRLAKELPDRKEHTSESVRQTAYRSKALLVQLAEISVEVAQTVIADDMDGNPVLPAWFLVEAARDMPRLVEARR; encoded by the coding sequence GTGCAGTCCGCCATCACCGTCACGCCCACCCGTATACCCGAGCTGCTGCTCGGGCTGGCCACCGTGCGTCCGGTGTTCCTCTGGGGCGCGCCCGGGATCGGCAAGTCCTCGCTGGTCAGGGCCTTCGCCGAATCGCTCGGCCTGGAGTGCGTCTCGCTGCTGGGCACCCAGCTGGCCCCGGAGGACCTGATCGGCGTGCCGCAGATCCACGACGGGCGGACGCGCTTCTGCCCGCCCGAGGCCATCGCGCGCGACGAGCCGTACTGCCTGTTCCTGGACGAGCTCAACGCGGCGACGCCCGACGTCCAGAAGGCGTTCTACTCGCTGATCCTGGACCGCCGGATCGGCTCCTACGAGCTGCCCGCGGGCTCCATCGTCATCGGCGCGGGCAACCGGTCCACCGACAACGCGCTCGCCCGCCCCATCGCGTCCGCGCTCATCAACCGCCTCACCCACGTGCACCTGCAGGCCTCCGCGAAGGACTGGCTGGTGTGGGCGGGCGAGAACGGCATCCACCCGTGGGTGACGGAGTACCTCACCGACCGGCCCGACCACCTGTGGTCGAAGGCGCCGAAGACCGAGGAGGCGTTCTCCACCCCGCGCTCGTGGCACATGCTCTCCGACGCGCTGCACTCCTTCGGCCCGACGCTCGACGAGGACACCCTCAAGGTCATCACGCACGGCACGCTCACCCCCGCGCACGCCGTCTCGTTCTGCGGCTACGCGAAGATCGTCCGCAACGCCTACGGCATCGACGCGATCATCAAGGGCGACGCCCCCTGGCCGCGCCGTATCGAGGACCGCGATCTGCTCTACTACCTCGCCGACGCGTTCCGCGGCCGGCTCGCCAAGGAGCTGCCGGACCGCAAGGAGCACACCTCCGAGTCCGTCCGGCAGACCGCCTACCGTTCCAAGGCGCTGCTCGTGCAGCTGGCGGAGATCTCCGTCGAGGTCGCCCAGACCGTCATCGCCGACGACATGGACGGCAATCCCGTGCTGCCCGCCTGGTTCCTCGTCGAGGCCGCCCGCGACATGCCGCGGCTGGTCGAGGCGCGCCGGTGA
- a CDS encoding aldo/keto reductase: MPQLGFGVWQVPDDEATAAVTTALEAGYRSIDTAAIYGNEEGTGKAIATSGVPREELFITTKLWNNAHGFDKALAAFDDSLAKLGLDYVDLYLIHWPTPARDLYTDTWRALEKIHADGRARTIGVSNFGPAQLRRVLDEGSVVPAVNQVELHPDFAQAPLRAVHAEHGIATEAWSPLGQGKGLLDEPVIGAIAQRLGRTPAQVVLRWHLQIGNVVIPKSVTPSRIKENIDVFDFELTDADMTALAGLDAGNRIGPDPESVN; this comes from the coding sequence ATGCCGCAGCTCGGTTTCGGTGTCTGGCAGGTGCCGGACGACGAGGCCACAGCCGCTGTCACCACCGCGCTGGAGGCCGGGTACCGCAGCATCGACACCGCCGCGATCTACGGCAACGAGGAGGGCACCGGCAAGGCGATCGCCACCTCCGGTGTGCCGCGCGAAGAGCTCTTCATCACGACGAAGCTGTGGAACAACGCGCACGGGTTCGACAAGGCCCTGGCGGCCTTCGACGACTCGCTGGCCAAGCTGGGCCTGGACTACGTCGACCTGTATCTGATCCACTGGCCGACGCCGGCCCGCGATCTGTACACCGACACGTGGCGCGCCCTGGAGAAGATCCACGCGGACGGCCGCGCCAGGACCATCGGCGTCTCCAACTTCGGCCCCGCGCAGCTGCGCCGCGTCCTGGACGAGGGTTCGGTCGTCCCGGCCGTCAACCAGGTCGAGCTGCACCCGGACTTCGCCCAGGCCCCGCTGCGCGCCGTCCACGCCGAGCACGGCATCGCCACCGAGGCGTGGTCGCCGCTCGGCCAGGGCAAGGGCCTGCTGGACGAACCGGTGATCGGCGCGATCGCGCAGCGGCTCGGCCGCACCCCGGCCCAGGTCGTGCTGCGCTGGCACCTCCAGATCGGCAACGTCGTGATCCCCAAGTCCGTGACGCCGTCGCGGATCAAGGAGAACATCGACGTGTTCGACTTCGAGCTGACCGACGCCGACATGACGGCTCTCGCCGGTCTCGACGCGGGCAACCGCATCGGCCCGGACCCCGAGTCGGTCAACTGA
- a CDS encoding ABC transporter ATP-binding protein → MTGEVLRADGIGVRFGGVRALDGVGLGVRAGEVCGLIGPNGAGKTTFFDAVSGIRRPDAGRVLLDGRDITGRSPVWRARHGLRRTFQRQQLFGQLTVIDNLVVAQEWDGGGGGLAADLVSAPSRRSRERARRSRAEQVLRQCGLYDLRSVYAGTLPVGQARMVEVARALADPPRVLLLDEPASGMSGAEREQLAGVVRRLAGQEGCAVLLVEHNVAFVMQLCARVVVLDLGTVLAQGSPAQVRADPAVRDAYLGTTV, encoded by the coding sequence GTGACCGGTGAGGTGCTGCGGGCGGACGGCATCGGCGTGCGGTTCGGCGGCGTCCGCGCCCTGGACGGGGTCGGGCTCGGCGTCCGCGCGGGCGAGGTGTGCGGGCTGATCGGCCCGAACGGCGCGGGGAAGACCACGTTCTTCGACGCCGTCTCCGGCATCCGCCGCCCCGACGCGGGCCGGGTGCTGCTCGACGGCCGGGACATCACCGGCCGCTCCCCCGTCTGGCGGGCCCGGCACGGCCTGCGCCGCACGTTCCAGCGCCAGCAGCTGTTCGGGCAGCTCACGGTCATCGACAATCTCGTCGTCGCCCAGGAGTGGGACGGCGGCGGAGGCGGTCTCGCGGCCGATCTGGTGTCGGCGCCGTCCCGGCGGTCGCGGGAACGGGCCCGCCGGTCCCGGGCCGAGCAGGTACTGCGCCAGTGCGGTCTGTACGACCTGCGGTCGGTGTACGCCGGAACGCTCCCGGTCGGCCAGGCCCGGATGGTCGAGGTCGCCCGCGCGCTGGCGGACCCGCCCCGGGTGCTGCTGCTGGACGAGCCCGCCTCGGGGATGTCGGGCGCGGAGCGCGAGCAGTTGGCCGGCGTCGTGCGGCGGCTCGCCGGGCAGGAGGGGTGCGCGGTGCTGCTCGTCGAGCACAACGTGGCCTTCGTGATGCAGTTGTGCGCCCGGGTCGTCGTCCTGGACCTCGGAACCGTGCTCGCGCAGGGCAGCCCGGCTCAGGTGAGGGCCGATCCGGCGGTACGGGACGCCTACCTGGGGACGACGGTCTGA